In Vicingus serpentipes, the following are encoded in one genomic region:
- the ahcY gene encoding adenosylhomocysteinase, translating into MSTQVERLPYKVKDITLAEWGRKEIRLAEAEMPGLMSLREEFGTSKPLAGARIAGCLHMTIQTAVLIETLTALGAEVSWSSCNIFSTQDQAAAAIAATGVPVYAWKGLNEEEFDWCIEQTLFAFEGGKPLNMILDDGGDLTNMVFDRYPELTKDIRGLSEETTTGVHRLYERVLNGTLVMPAINVNDSVTKSKFDNKYGCKESLVDAIRRATDVMMAGKVAVVCGYGDVGKGSAASLRGAGARVIVTEIDPICALQAAMDGFAVKLLENVIGEADIIVTTTGNKDIIQGQHFEAMKDKTIVCNIGHFDNEIDMAWLNKNYGNTKDTIKPQVDMYTIKGKDIIVLAEGRLVNLGCATGHPSFVMSNSFANQTLAQIELWTNAKAYKNEVYMLPKHLDEKVAKLHLEKIAVELTTLRPEQAAYIGVAVEGPYKPEHYRY; encoded by the coding sequence ATGAGTACACAAGTGGAAAGATTACCATACAAAGTTAAAGATATTACCCTTGCTGAATGGGGAAGAAAAGAAATTAGATTAGCTGAAGCAGAAATGCCAGGGTTAATGAGTTTAAGAGAAGAGTTTGGAACATCTAAGCCTTTAGCAGGAGCTAGAATTGCAGGATGTTTACACATGACAATACAAACAGCAGTTTTAATTGAAACATTAACAGCTTTAGGAGCTGAGGTTTCTTGGTCTTCATGTAACATATTTTCAACTCAAGATCAAGCTGCGGCTGCAATAGCTGCAACAGGAGTTCCTGTTTATGCTTGGAAAGGTTTAAATGAAGAAGAATTTGATTGGTGTATTGAGCAAACATTATTTGCTTTTGAAGGAGGAAAACCATTAAATATGATTTTAGATGATGGTGGAGATTTAACTAATATGGTTTTTGATAGATACCCTGAATTAACTAAAGATATTAGAGGATTATCGGAAGAAACAACTACTGGAGTTCATAGATTATATGAAAGAGTTTTAAATGGTACTTTAGTAATGCCTGCTATTAATGTTAATGATTCAGTTACGAAATCTAAATTTGATAACAAATATGGATGTAAAGAATCGTTAGTTGATGCTATAAGAAGAGCTACAGATGTGATGATGGCTGGTAAAGTTGCTGTAGTATGTGGTTATGGAGATGTTGGTAAAGGTTCTGCTGCTTCGTTAAGAGGTGCTGGAGCAAGAGTTATTGTTACAGAAATTGACCCAATTTGTGCACTACAAGCTGCAATGGATGGTTTTGCTGTTAAGTTATTAGAAAACGTAATTGGTGAAGCTGATATTATTGTTACTACAACTGGAAATAAAGATATTATCCAAGGTCAACATTTCGAAGCAATGAAAGACAAAACGATTGTTTGTAACATTGGTCACTTTGATAATGAAATTGACATGGCATGGTTAAATAAAAATTATGGTAATACTAAAGACACTATCAAACCTCAAGTTGATATGTATACTATTAAAGGAAAAGATATTATTGTTTTAGCTGAAGGTAGATTAGTAAACCTAGGGTGTGCTACAGGGCACCCATCATTTGTAATGAGTAATTCATTTGCTAACCAAACATTGGCTCAAATTGAATTATGGACAAATGCTAAAGCTTACAAAAATGAAGTTTACATGTTACCTAAGCATTTAGATGAAAAAGTAGCTAAATTGCACTTAGAAAAAATCGCAGTAGAGTTAACTACTTTACGTCCAGAGCAAGCAGCATATATTGGAGTTGCAGTTGAAGGACCTTATAAGCCAGAACACTACAGATACTAG
- a CDS encoding 4'-phosphopantetheinyl transferase family protein, whose product MPLFHQKNIANNIKVGVWHITENQDDLIKQSSLLNIDLTKLPVTKSESRIKQWISTRLLLSHFFKDVEIIYDELGKPSLSNHWNISISHSGDYVAIILNEKENCGIDIEKISTKVERIKHKFLNEDDLKIITSHEHLTLYWGAKEALYKYYGKKEVLFIENLFINSFSNESNYFEGVINMPDFSKEIKMVWDKIDNYLLVYTL is encoded by the coding sequence ATGCCACTATTTCATCAAAAAAACATAGCAAACAATATTAAAGTTGGTGTTTGGCATATTACTGAAAATCAAGATGATTTAATTAAACAATCCTCTCTTCTAAACATAGACCTAACTAAACTACCTGTAACAAAAAGTGAATCTAGAATTAAACAATGGATTTCAACTCGCCTTCTATTAAGTCACTTTTTTAAAGATGTAGAAATTATTTATGATGAATTAGGCAAACCTAGCTTAAGTAATCATTGGAATATTTCAATTTCTCATTCAGGAGACTATGTTGCCATAATATTAAATGAAAAAGAAAATTGTGGAATAGATATTGAAAAAATATCAACAAAAGTAGAACGAATTAAACATAAGTTTTTAAATGAAGATGATTTAAAAATAATTACATCTCATGAACACCTAACTCTATATTGGGGAGCGAAAGAAGCTCTTTACAAATACTATGGAAAAAAAGAAGTTTTATTTATCGAAAACCTTTTTATTAATTCATTTTCTAATGAATCAAATTACTTTGAAGGTGTAATTAATATGCCTGATTTTAGTAAAGAAATAAAAATGGTTTGGGATAAAATTGATAATTACTTATTAGTATATACTTTGTAA
- a CDS encoding geranylgeranylglyceryl/heptaprenylglyceryl phosphate synthase: MTKDIYHNIALKIKQEKKLFSVLIDPDKQNFSELLKTIQLCNKVKIDFFLVGGSIITNGNIDNTVHAIKENSIIPVLLFPGSHNHISTKADGILFLSLISGRNPDFLIGTQLLATPKLKTSKLEIIPTGYLLVDCGNQTTAIKVSETPPIPFKENELAANTALTGQYLGQKLIYIDGGSGAEQPISNEMITQTKSSLDIPLIIGGGIKSAETATKVYNAGADIIVIGNGAEKNRNLIEDISVVRNNFN, from the coding sequence ATGACTAAAGACATTTACCATAATATTGCTTTAAAAATTAAACAAGAGAAAAAACTCTTTTCAGTTTTAATAGACCCTGACAAACAAAACTTTTCAGAACTATTAAAAACCATTCAATTATGCAATAAAGTAAAAATTGATTTTTTCTTGGTTGGAGGAAGTATTATTACCAATGGAAATATTGACAACACTGTTCACGCCATAAAAGAAAACTCTATCATTCCTGTTTTACTTTTTCCTGGAAGTCACAATCACATTAGCACAAAAGCCGATGGTATTTTATTTTTATCACTTATTTCTGGGCGTAATCCAGATTTTTTAATAGGAACTCAACTCTTAGCAACACCAAAACTAAAAACCAGTAAATTAGAAATTATTCCTACAGGTTATTTATTAGTTGATTGTGGAAACCAAACCACTGCAATTAAAGTAAGTGAAACACCCCCTATTCCATTCAAAGAAAATGAACTGGCTGCTAATACTGCTTTAACTGGACAGTATTTAGGACAAAAGTTAATTTATATTGATGGAGGAAGTGGAGCTGAACAGCCCATTTCAAATGAAATGATAACACAAACAAAATCAAGTTTAGATATCCCTTTAATTATTGGAGGTGGAATTAAATCTGCTGAAACTGCAACCAAAGTTTATAATGCAGGAGCTGACATTATTGTAATCGGTAATGGTGCTGAAAAAAATCGAAATTTAATCGAAGATATTTCTGTTGTAAGAAATAATTTTAATTGA